The Peribacillus simplex genome contains the following window.
GAGTTTCAAAACTATCATCGTTATAAGAAAATGGAGGAATAGAAAAATGAAATATCCTTTATCCCCTGATGTTAAACCAGAGTTTTGTACGACCGGTTCATTTATGCGCCTACCATCTTCAAGAGAAAATGCCAAATTGGCAGTGGTAGGTATGCCTTTTGATACAGCTGCTTCATTCAGGGTAGGAGCTCGGTTTGCTCCACAGGCTGTCCGCCAGGCATCCATGACGTTGTTTCCTTACCATCCCATTCACAAGGTATTTCCGTTTGACGAATGTAATGCCATTGATATTGGGGACGTTTCGGTAATTCCCCATAATATACATCGAAGCTATGAGATAATTGAAAAGGCTATGGGAGACTTGATGAAAAACGGTATCATTCCAATCGGCATCGGAGGGGATCATTCAGTAACATTGGCTAATCTAAGAGCTGCCGCAAAAATACACGGTCCTGTTGCACTTCTTCATTTTGATTCACATACAGATACCTGGGATACTTATTATGATGAAAAATATTGGCATGGTTCCCCGTTTATCCGTGCATATGAGGAAGGCTTGCTCCAAACGGATAAAGTTTTCCAAATTGGCATCAGAGGCACGCTCAATCATCCAGGAGATATAGATTCAAGTACAGATCTAGGTTACAATGTGATAACTACTCCCGAGCTGAAGAAAAGAGGAATCGAAGATGTCGTGAAGGAGGTCAAGAAAACCATTGGGGATACACCATGTTTCTTGAGCTTTGATATTGATTTTGTTGATCCATCCTGTGCCCCTGGTACTGGCACTCTGGAGGTCGGCGGTCTAAATAGCTTTGAAACCCTAGAAATGATACGCTCTCTGCAAGGATTCAACTTTATTGGGTTCGACCTGGTGGAAGTCCTTCCACCGTACGATCCAACACAAATTACATCACTATTGGCAGCCACCATCATTCATGACTTTGCCAGTTTAGTAGCCTTACAGCTAAAAGAAGAACAAAAAAAGGAGAATTCGACCCAAAATAGTTTATAGGATGATTATCTATAGGAGGGAAAGATCCAAGCTAAAGGTCATGAAACAATAACAAAATGGATCCCATATACAAAAGGCACCTGCTTTTAGTGAAAGCAGATGCCTTTTGTATATTTATATGCTATTTTCCCTGTAAATAATTTTATATCAACTGGTGAACAATTTAGTCTCCCGAATAAATCCTTGTTCACGCTTCTATCTTGTTGGAAAATTTCGAACTTCATTCTGTTTCCGGTTTATTAGGAATAACAAAAAAGGGAATGAAAAAACACATCCCAATAGAAAGAATGGGATGTGCCACCATATTATTCGTCTGATTCTCCCCCAGAACGATTCGTTTGTGTTGGCAGGGTGTTCCAAAAGCCTGCATCGACCGTTTCAATTGAATGATCAGCAATAGCTCTAACAGCTGCATCCAAAGTGGTGATTGTTTGCTTTATTAGATAGCCATTACTTTTTTGTCCAAGTGCAACTGTCTCGACATTGTGGTCAGACATCCCCCGCATCTCAAAGAGTAAAGTTGCAATATCATAACGAACGGCCGCACCATTACGGCCTATATTTTCTCCTGAACCGCCATCATATTTACCAATATGGCCCCAACCAGTAGGTTCAATTGAGTTATATACAACAGCACCCAGTTTTTTTGAAGCTTCTAGCACTTCAGGCTTTACGTTTGCGTTTGTAGGATAAAGTATTGAACCTGAAACAAGTTCACCATCTGTTTCGCTTAGCGTCCCTTGATGATGTAAATCTATCATGTAATCGATATCGTATTTTGCAAATACATTTTCGTGTAAAGCTTTTACCTCGACTTGCATTTGATTGGTTTTTTTATCATGCTCCCGGTTTAAGTCGACCCCGTTTGCATTTGCCCGGGTTAGATGTCGATCACCCTTTGCCAAATAGTCATCAAGAGAGAAATTAACATCTCCCATTGCCCCATCTGCGTTTAACATTGGAATGATAAGAATGTTAACATTTTCCAATATCCCTTTAGTCTTATTCGTTCCTAAATGTTTAATGAATTCCAATGCACCCTCAGTAGTCAGCTGTTCATTTCCATGCTGTTGAGTTAAAAATAGTATAGTTGGGTTTTTAGGATTGGAAATATATTTCGCAAGATAAATATCTCTTCCTTTTACCGTTTCCCCGATTACTTCCAATGCCAACCTTTCTTGTTTAGCATCCTGGGTTTTTAGATAACTTACCAAGCTTTCATATGTATGCAGATTTGAAGTTGTCACTTGACCATTTCCAGCACTGGGGCCATTACCAACCGCTCCGACTGGTAGCGCAACAGCTGTTACAGCGCTTAAAGACATTAAACTAGATAATGAAACTGTTAGAACTTTCTTCTTAAAATTCAAAAAAAAAACCTCCCTTTTCATTTAACAATCATAAAAATAACTATTACTAATATTCTGACATTTTTAACACTTTGTGTTAATAGTGAAAAATACCTATTCTTCCGAAAAATTTTCCATTTTACACACAATATAACTTGAAAGGACTTCCGGAATGATTTTATAAATTTTGCCATCAATTTGATGCCGTATTATGGGTTTTTTATGAGTTGGGTATCTGCTTAAAACTTGGTCAACTTTTAATTAACTATAAGGTGCGTGCTGCCTCCCTTTTAGATATTATAACTAGGAAAAAGCCAGGAAAACGAGCCCGAATAATGAAAAAGGGTAGAATTCTAGAAGGAAGGCCATGACCATTCAATTTAATTTATCTATATGCATAACTTGAACATGAATGGCCAAAAATAAGAAGTATTAAGAAGAAAGGAACAAACAAAAAGGTGAATGCCTGATCATTTCAACAATTAATCCTTTGTATTTAGTTGGAAAGGTTGTTTTACATACCCCTTCTCCTTTAGCTGTAGTAGTTGTTGTCTTGAAAGTTCGAAAGTTCGGCTTTTGAAACTTTTACACGAAAGGTTGGAAATTTTCTTCATATTACTTACTATTTTTTAAAAATTTCTATCATTCCTTAAGCAATATACAAAACACCCAGCTGATATTGGTAAATCTCACTAAACCTGTTATATTATTAATGATTTCCCCTTCAAAGTTCACTAAAAGAATAAAGCTTTTTATGCCTGATATTGATCGGAGGAATCATTTTAATTCTGGTTATCATTCTGGATATCTTGGTTCTTGGGCCCACTATAAAGAAAGCACTTATGGTAGCCAATGTAATTATAATAATGCGAGTTGGGGCAAATAAAGATCATCATAAAAATAGGCTGGAAATTCGAAAAAATCCATTTTCACCGTTGCATTTTGGTTGAATACAATAGGATGATCCAATGAATGTTATGAATGAGGTGGTATGTTGAAACATAAAATAATCATTATTCTTAGTTTAGTTTTTGTAGTATTTATGACTGTTTTATTCATCCTTTACCTCATTAAAGATGATTCTTCCCGATGGATGGTAGCTCTTGGGGGTATATTGGTAAGTGCCTTGCCCATTTCATTATTATTTGTTAAACATAATCCCTTTAACATTCCGATCATTATTGGTTTTTATGTTTTTGTTTTCTGTACGACATTTTTAGGGTCAATTGCAAATTTTTATGTGGATTTTAAATGGTGGGACTCTACCCTTCATTTCTACAAGGGCATTTTTATCGGCTTTGTTGGAATTGCTCTCTATAAATTTTTCATCCCTCAAGGGGCGCGAAAAGATATTTCAAGTTGGATCATCTTTCTATTTGTTCTCTCACTTGCAGTCACTTCCACTGTTCTTTGGGAAATCTATGAGTTCGCAGGAGACCTGACTTTTACTCAAACCATGCAGCGAGGCGGTAATAAGGATACTATGTACGATATGATTTTCGGTCTTACTGGCGGTCTTCTTATCTCCATTTATTCTAGTGTACAAAAAAATCATGATAATTTGCAGAGGTAATCATATGAATCGTAAGTTAGTTATTTCATTTAGTTTGGTCTATGTACTTTTCATGGCAGCTTTATCTATCTTTTACTATACAACCGATGAAACTTTCAAATCCCTTGTTTCGATAGGTGGTGTGGTTTGTGGAGCAATTCCCCTGCTATTGGCCCTATTTACTAAGCTTCAATTCAATCTGCCCATTATCATTTCCTATTTAATCTTCTTGTTCGGTTCACAATATTTAGGATCTATTTTAGGCTGGTATGGACTGGGGTGGTGGGACACATTCTTACATTTTCTAAGTGGATCCCTTCTTGCTTTTACTGCAATTGCTTTATATGAACGTTTGGTACACAGAAATGCAGGTAATGGGATATCCCCCTGGTTTGTCTTTTTGTTTACCCTCTCTTTCGCAGCACTTGGTGGTGTTATATGGGAAATCTACGAATTTAGTTCTGATCAATTATTCGGAATGACATTACAAGGCGGAGGAAATAAAGATACAATGACAGATTTAATCGCCGATACTGTTGGAGGTCTCATTATTGCAATGTGGGCCGGAGTTCGGACAAAGGTTAAGGTAAGGAAAACATGAAAAAGTTCACATGTTTTAACAATCTTCCATTTCATCTCATCTTAATTGTTAAAGGTTTATGCAAAAATCGGCTAATCAAATCTTAAGTATTGAAATGGTAACATTGAGTTGACTGCATATAAAAACCGACCATCACATAGTGGCCGGTTTTTATGGTCATTTAAATATGATGGATATGATCTTATCCGTCGTCATCTCACTATCTACCACATATGTTCCAGGTCGTAGTCCGTTGGCCTTGCCTTTCTTTTCAACCTCGTCTGAAAACTTATTGGCATTCTTAATGACTTTTGCTTTTTGAAGGGTTTTACCCACATCGATGCTTGTCGAGCCTTTAGACACTCTCAGAACTGTACGATATATGACTTTCTCTGTTGGTTCTTTTACATTTTCTTTTTCAGCTTCCGCTTTATCTTTAATCGACTTTGCTTCAGCAATTTGATCTTCCCATTCTTTTTCTGTATGTATGACATACCCTTCAGAAGCCAGAGAATCTTTCATCTCATCTTCTGTTAGTTTCTCTGAAGTGCCCGTCGCTTCACTTGGACCAAAGAAATACACTGCACCGCACAAACCTGCCGCAACAATAAGGCCACCGGCAAAGCTGCGCATTGATTTAGATGTCATTGGCCACATTTCTCCTTTCACTCTTCGTTTTAATGTAAGGAGTAAGCAAGCCTTCTATCTCATTTTCCGTCTGTTTTGTTTTCAGTGCGATGCTTTCAAATGAATAGCCTCGCTTATGTAGGTCGAGTACTTCACGCAACAAGTTCCGCTTTTCGGAAGACATTGCAAGAATGCCTGCCTCTTGCACCGTAATTTCAGCATCTATCTCGATGTTCCTGATTTTTTCCTGTAATACATTCATTTCATTTCCAAAAGTGATAGCAAGCTGTTCCAATTGACTGTCCACTTTTACAGAATCCTTTTTAATAAACGATAAAATGAACAGTAAAACTGCTACACCAAAC
Protein-coding sequences here:
- the speB gene encoding agmatinase, encoding MKYPLSPDVKPEFCTTGSFMRLPSSRENAKLAVVGMPFDTAASFRVGARFAPQAVRQASMTLFPYHPIHKVFPFDECNAIDIGDVSVIPHNIHRSYEIIEKAMGDLMKNGIIPIGIGGDHSVTLANLRAAAKIHGPVALLHFDSHTDTWDTYYDEKYWHGSPFIRAYEEGLLQTDKVFQIGIRGTLNHPGDIDSSTDLGYNVITTPELKKRGIEDVVKEVKKTIGDTPCFLSFDIDFVDPSCAPGTGTLEVGGLNSFETLEMIRSLQGFNFIGFDLVEVLPPYDPTQITSLLAATIIHDFASLVALQLKEEQKKENSTQNSL
- a CDS encoding M14 family zinc carboxypeptidase, whose translation is MNFKKKVLTVSLSSLMSLSAVTAVALPVGAVGNGPSAGNGQVTTSNLHTYESLVSYLKTQDAKQERLALEVIGETVKGRDIYLAKYISNPKNPTILFLTQQHGNEQLTTEGALEFIKHLGTNKTKGILENVNILIIPMLNADGAMGDVNFSLDDYLAKGDRHLTRANANGVDLNREHDKKTNQMQVEVKALHENVFAKYDIDYMIDLHHQGTLSETDGELVSGSILYPTNANVKPEVLEASKKLGAVVYNSIEPTGWGHIGKYDGGSGENIGRNGAAVRYDIATLLFEMRGMSDHNVETVALGQKSNGYLIKQTITTLDAAVRAIADHSIETVDAGFWNTLPTQTNRSGGESDE